The Scophthalmus maximus strain ysfricsl-2021 chromosome 7, ASM2237912v1, whole genome shotgun sequence genome includes a window with the following:
- the ccdc77 gene encoding coiled-coil domain-containing protein 77 isoform X1, with protein sequence MGSPTKDATPRRANIKTPGREPDSPLPPINERLAYLRPSRELLEFYREKIAQYDGEHEELLKMLEKHKSITEDQHKLQWEVRQREGEIAELQNALSDMQVYLFQEREQSLRLYAENDRLKIRELEDRKKIQHLLALVGPDAGEITYFHREPPHKVTITQRNHEARLEENLSLRPSKFRASVNVKDVVSVQLESSRRTKPADGVNGESLEQYKNDNQTLLLQVGALQAQMEEQVRLAKEQIEGLMEDRRIKTEEAHAQRQRDQERITALTDKLQRTQNLLYESTKDFLQLKFDSRAHEKSWMVEKDRLLRDLDSCHNRLRKTGSAGTEPGRTSQPSDSMAGRLPQPQPQSQRTHKEELKAMQEDLKQAHRLAEMYREQCITLETELAQNREEGDVGRDIFKERSEKMAKRLQLMTQRYEALEKRRVMEVEGFKTDLKHLRQKFKDVEKQLLKVTLNVGPNQDLAVLHEVRQTNARTKKVQGELMALKAKIYGLENELRFS encoded by the exons ATGGGATCTCCAACAAAAGATGCAACGCCTCGCAG AGCCAACATCAAGACCCCTGGTCGGGAACCTGACTCCCCACTTCCCCCCATCAATGAGCGTCTGGCGTACCTGCGTCCATCCAGGGAGCTATTGGAGTTCTACAGAGAGAAGATCGCACAGTACGATGGGGAACatgaggagctgctgaagaTGCTAGAGAAGCATAAAAGCATcacagaggaccag CATAAGCTACAGTGGGAGGTACGACAGCGCGAGGGAGAGATTGCTGAGCTGCAAAACGCTCTGAGTGACATGCAGGTCTATCTTTTTCAAGAGAGGGAGCAGTCTCTCAGACTTTACGCAGAAAATGACAGACTGAAGATCAG AGAGCTagaggacaggaagaaaatCCAACACCTTCTTGCCCTGGTGGGTCCTGATGCAGGAGAGATCACATATTTCCACAGAGAGCCGCCGCACAAG GTTACTATCACTCAGAGAAACCATGAGGCCAGATTGGAGGAAAATCTCAGTCTCAGACCTTCAAAGTTTAGAGcttctgtgaatgtgaaag ATGTTGTGTCTGTTCAATTAGAGAGTAGCAGGAGAACAAAACCAGCAGACGGGGTGAATGGAGAGAGCCTGGAACAATACAAGAACGATAACCAGACGTTGTTACTTCAG GTGGGGGCGCTGCAGGCTCAGATGGAGGAACAGGTGCGTCTGGCCAAAGAACAGATAGAGGGTCTGATGGAGGATAGACGGATTAAAACAGAGGAGGCACATGCACAACGACAGAGAGACCAGGAGCGAATCACAGCTCTGACTGACAA GCTCCAGCGAACCCAGAACCTGTTGTATGAGAGCACCAAAGATTTCTTACAGTTAAAGTTTGACAGTCGGGCTCATGAGAAGAGCTGGATGGTGGAGAAAGACCGGCTGCTGAGGGACCTGGACTCCTGCCACAACCGTCTGAGGAAAACCGGGTCCGCTGGCACTGAGCCGGGCCGAACGTCGCAGCCCAGCGACAGCATGGCCGGCCGCCTCCCGCAGCCTCAGCCACAGTCACAACGGACACACAAAGAGGAGCTAAAG GCAATGCAGGAGGATTTGAAGCAAGCCCACCGTCTCGCCGAGATGTACAGGGAGCAGTGTATTACTCTGGAGACAGAATTGGCCCAAAACCGAGAGGAGGGTGATGTGGGCAGGGACATATTTAAG gaacGCTCAGAGAAAATGGCCAAGCGTCTTCAGCTGATGACTCAGCGCTATGAGGCgctggagaagaggagagtCATGGAGGTGGAGGGCTTCAAGACTGACCTGAAGCACCTCAGGCAGAAATTCAAGGATGTTGAAAAACAGCTCCTCAAG GTGACTCTGAATGTCGGACCCAACCAGGACCTAGCTGTTCTGCACGAAGTACGCCAGACCAACGCCAGGACAAAAAAGGTTCAGGGTGAGCTGATGGCGCTGAAGGCTAAAATCTACGGGCTGGAAAATGAGCTGCGGTTTAGCTGA
- the ush1c gene encoding harmonin isoform X2, translated as MERKVAREFRHKVELLIENEAEKDYLYDVLRMYHQSMDLPVLVGDLKLVINEPKRLPLFDAIRPLIPLKHQVEYDLLTPKRSRKLKEVRLDRTHRDGLGLSVRGGLEFGSGLYISQIVKDGQAGNVGLQVGDEIVRINGYSISSCIHEEVISLIKTKKIVSLKVRHVGMIPVKSSSDEPLKWQFVDQYVSESGEKKSSVAGLASIGGKEIKEKKVFLSLVGTKGMGISISSGPTQKPGIYISNVKAGSLSAEVGLKVGDQIVEVNGVDFTNLDHREAVRVLKSSRSLTITVLTGAGSELFMTDEERLAVEARRELDRQELMHQKKVALETNKIFKEQQEMERQRKTEISQKAAEEEERYKKEMEKIEAVEKKHNREWEEDWGAKNRPKSPKSRGVPRSPSPAPPEIKTTPTPKAKSSPDEGRYFTQDDGEEDEGRQHLAGFIDMRGNCRQSARYCQLCEFSVVLEVVTKESSG; from the exons ATGGAGCGGAAAGTTGCTCGGGAATTTAGGCACAAG GTGGAGTTGCTCATTGAAAATGAAGCAGAGAAGGATTACCTGTACGATGTCCTCCGCATGTATCACCA GTCGATGGATTTGCCAGTGCTGGTGGGAGACCTGAAGCTGGTCATCAACGAGCCAAAGCGCTTGCCGCTCTTTGACGCTATCCGACCTCTCATCCCCCTCAAACACCAAGTGGAGTACGACCTTCTCACGCCCAAGAGGTCACG GAAGCTCAAAGAGGTGCGTTTGGATCGGACACATCGTGATGGACTGGGTCTCAGTGTCAGAGGAGGGCTGGAGTTTGGCAGCGGCCTCTACATATCACAGATTGTCAAAGACGGTCAAGCCGGGAATGTCGGCCTTCAG GTCGGAGATGAGATTGTGCGCATCAATGGATACTCTATTTCCTCCTGTATCCATGAGGAGGTCATCAGTCTCATCAAGACTAAGAAGATTGTGTCTCTCAAAGTTCGGC ATGTGGGTATGATCCCAGTGAAAAG ctcaTCAGATGAGCCACTGAAGTGGCAGTTTGTTGACCAGTACGTGTCAGAGTCAGGG gagaaaaaaagcagcgtTGCAGGCTTGGCGTCCATCGGAGGGAAGGAGATCAAAGAGAAGAAGGTTTTCCTCAGTCTCGTGGGTACAAAGGGTATGGGCATCAGCATCTCCAGTGGTCCCACCCAGAAACCCGGCATCTACATCAGTAACGTCAAGGCAGgctctctgtctgcagaggTTGGACTTAAG GTTGGAGACCAGATTGTGGAGGTCAACGGGGTGGATTTCACCAATTTGGACCACAGAGAG GCTGTGAGAGTcttgaagagcagcaggagtcTGACTATTACTGTTCTGACAGGAGCT GGCAGCGAGCTGTTCATGACGGACGAAGAGCGTCTGGCCGTGGAGGCTCGCAGGGAGCTGGACAGGCAGGAGCTGATGCACCAGAAAAAGGTGGCACTGGAGACCAACAAGATCTTTaaagagcagcaggagatggagagaca gagaaagacagagatttctcagaaagctgcagaagaagaggagcgcTATAAAAAGGAGATGGAGAA GATTGAGGCTGTGGAAAAGAAGCACAacagagagtgggaggaggacTGGGGCGCAAAAAACAGGCCCAAGAGCCCGAAGAGCCGAGGCGTCCCCAGGAGCCCATCGCCCGCCCCGCCTGAAATTAAAACTACCCCCACTCCAAAGGCTAAAAGCTCCC CTGATGAAGGCCGCTACTTCACTCAGGATGacggggaggaagatgagggcaGACAA CATTTGGCTGGTTTTATCGATATGAGGGGAAACTGCCGTCAATCCGCAAGGTATTGTCAGCTGTGTGAGTTCAGTGTGGTGTTGGAGGTGGTCACAAAGGAAAGTTCTGGATAA
- the ush1c gene encoding harmonin isoform X1, translating into MERKVAREFRHKVELLIENEAEKDYLYDVLRMYHQSMDLPVLVGDLKLVINEPKRLPLFDAIRPLIPLKHQVEYDLLTPKRSRKLKEVRLDRTHRDGLGLSVRGGLEFGSGLYISQIVKDGQAGNVGLQVGDEIVRINGYSISSCIHEEVISLIKTKKIVSLKVRHVGMIPVKSSSDEPLKWQFVDQYVSESGEKKSSVAGLASIGGKEIKEKKVFLSLVGTKGMGISISSGPTQKPGIYISNVKAGSLSAEVGLKVGDQIVEVNGVDFTNLDHREAVRVLKSSRSLTITVLTGAGSELFMTDEERLAVEARRELDRQELMHQKKVALETNKIFKEQQEMERQRKTEISQKAAEEEERYKKEMEKIEAVEKKHNREWEEDWGAKNRPKSPKSRGVPRSPSPAPPEIKTTPTPKAKSSPDEGRYFTQDDGEEDEGRQGFQKYEDEFDPYSMFSSDQIAGRDMRLLRIKKIGQLDIALEGGADSPLGKLVISSVYDGGAADKHGGIVPGDELMAVNGKILIDATLTEGQNSLARAWNSGGDWIDVVITASPPKDYEDEVTFF; encoded by the exons ATGGAGCGGAAAGTTGCTCGGGAATTTAGGCACAAG GTGGAGTTGCTCATTGAAAATGAAGCAGAGAAGGATTACCTGTACGATGTCCTCCGCATGTATCACCA GTCGATGGATTTGCCAGTGCTGGTGGGAGACCTGAAGCTGGTCATCAACGAGCCAAAGCGCTTGCCGCTCTTTGACGCTATCCGACCTCTCATCCCCCTCAAACACCAAGTGGAGTACGACCTTCTCACGCCCAAGAGGTCACG GAAGCTCAAAGAGGTGCGTTTGGATCGGACACATCGTGATGGACTGGGTCTCAGTGTCAGAGGAGGGCTGGAGTTTGGCAGCGGCCTCTACATATCACAGATTGTCAAAGACGGTCAAGCCGGGAATGTCGGCCTTCAG GTCGGAGATGAGATTGTGCGCATCAATGGATACTCTATTTCCTCCTGTATCCATGAGGAGGTCATCAGTCTCATCAAGACTAAGAAGATTGTGTCTCTCAAAGTTCGGC ATGTGGGTATGATCCCAGTGAAAAG ctcaTCAGATGAGCCACTGAAGTGGCAGTTTGTTGACCAGTACGTGTCAGAGTCAGGG gagaaaaaaagcagcgtTGCAGGCTTGGCGTCCATCGGAGGGAAGGAGATCAAAGAGAAGAAGGTTTTCCTCAGTCTCGTGGGTACAAAGGGTATGGGCATCAGCATCTCCAGTGGTCCCACCCAGAAACCCGGCATCTACATCAGTAACGTCAAGGCAGgctctctgtctgcagaggTTGGACTTAAG GTTGGAGACCAGATTGTGGAGGTCAACGGGGTGGATTTCACCAATTTGGACCACAGAGAG GCTGTGAGAGTcttgaagagcagcaggagtcTGACTATTACTGTTCTGACAGGAGCT GGCAGCGAGCTGTTCATGACGGACGAAGAGCGTCTGGCCGTGGAGGCTCGCAGGGAGCTGGACAGGCAGGAGCTGATGCACCAGAAAAAGGTGGCACTGGAGACCAACAAGATCTTTaaagagcagcaggagatggagagaca gagaaagacagagatttctcagaaagctgcagaagaagaggagcgcTATAAAAAGGAGATGGAGAA GATTGAGGCTGTGGAAAAGAAGCACAacagagagtgggaggaggacTGGGGCGCAAAAAACAGGCCCAAGAGCCCGAAGAGCCGAGGCGTCCCCAGGAGCCCATCGCCCGCCCCGCCTGAAATTAAAACTACCCCCACTCCAAAGGCTAAAAGCTCCC CTGATGAAGGCCGCTACTTCACTCAGGATGacggggaggaagatgagggcaGACAA GGATTTCAGAAATACGAGGACGAGTTTGATCCCTACTCAATG TTCTCCTCGGACCAGATAGCCGGACGAGACATGAGACTGCTGAGAATCAAAAAG ATTGGACAGCTTGACATTGCCCTGGAGGGGGGAGCAGACTCTCCCCTGGGAAAGTTGGTGATATCGTCTGTGTACGACGGTGGTGCTGCCGATAAGCACG GTGGCATTGTACCCGGGGATGAACTCATGGCTGTGAATGGGAAAATCCTGATCGACGCCACGTTGACTGAGGGACAGAACTCTCTGGCTCGAGCCTGGAACAGTGGAGGG GACTGGATCGATGTTGTGATCACTGCTTCCCCTCCAAAAGACTATGAAGACGAAGT gacGTTCTTCTAG
- the ccdc77 gene encoding coiled-coil domain-containing protein 77 isoform X2, giving the protein MGSPTKDATPRRANIKTPGREPDSPLPPINERLAYLRPSRELLEFYREKIAQYDGEHEELLKMLEKHKSITEDQHKLQWEVRQREGEIAELQNALSDMQVYLFQEREQSLRLYAENDRLKIRELEDRKKIQHLLALVGPDAGEITYFHREPPHKVTITQRNHEARLEENLSLRPSKFRASVNVKESSRRTKPADGVNGESLEQYKNDNQTLLLQVGALQAQMEEQVRLAKEQIEGLMEDRRIKTEEAHAQRQRDQERITALTDKLQRTQNLLYESTKDFLQLKFDSRAHEKSWMVEKDRLLRDLDSCHNRLRKTGSAGTEPGRTSQPSDSMAGRLPQPQPQSQRTHKEELKAMQEDLKQAHRLAEMYREQCITLETELAQNREEGDVGRDIFKERSEKMAKRLQLMTQRYEALEKRRVMEVEGFKTDLKHLRQKFKDVEKQLLKVTLNVGPNQDLAVLHEVRQTNARTKKVQGELMALKAKIYGLENELRFS; this is encoded by the exons ATGGGATCTCCAACAAAAGATGCAACGCCTCGCAG AGCCAACATCAAGACCCCTGGTCGGGAACCTGACTCCCCACTTCCCCCCATCAATGAGCGTCTGGCGTACCTGCGTCCATCCAGGGAGCTATTGGAGTTCTACAGAGAGAAGATCGCACAGTACGATGGGGAACatgaggagctgctgaagaTGCTAGAGAAGCATAAAAGCATcacagaggaccag CATAAGCTACAGTGGGAGGTACGACAGCGCGAGGGAGAGATTGCTGAGCTGCAAAACGCTCTGAGTGACATGCAGGTCTATCTTTTTCAAGAGAGGGAGCAGTCTCTCAGACTTTACGCAGAAAATGACAGACTGAAGATCAG AGAGCTagaggacaggaagaaaatCCAACACCTTCTTGCCCTGGTGGGTCCTGATGCAGGAGAGATCACATATTTCCACAGAGAGCCGCCGCACAAG GTTACTATCACTCAGAGAAACCATGAGGCCAGATTGGAGGAAAATCTCAGTCTCAGACCTTCAAAGTTTAGAGcttctgtgaatgtgaaag AGAGTAGCAGGAGAACAAAACCAGCAGACGGGGTGAATGGAGAGAGCCTGGAACAATACAAGAACGATAACCAGACGTTGTTACTTCAG GTGGGGGCGCTGCAGGCTCAGATGGAGGAACAGGTGCGTCTGGCCAAAGAACAGATAGAGGGTCTGATGGAGGATAGACGGATTAAAACAGAGGAGGCACATGCACAACGACAGAGAGACCAGGAGCGAATCACAGCTCTGACTGACAA GCTCCAGCGAACCCAGAACCTGTTGTATGAGAGCACCAAAGATTTCTTACAGTTAAAGTTTGACAGTCGGGCTCATGAGAAGAGCTGGATGGTGGAGAAAGACCGGCTGCTGAGGGACCTGGACTCCTGCCACAACCGTCTGAGGAAAACCGGGTCCGCTGGCACTGAGCCGGGCCGAACGTCGCAGCCCAGCGACAGCATGGCCGGCCGCCTCCCGCAGCCTCAGCCACAGTCACAACGGACACACAAAGAGGAGCTAAAG GCAATGCAGGAGGATTTGAAGCAAGCCCACCGTCTCGCCGAGATGTACAGGGAGCAGTGTATTACTCTGGAGACAGAATTGGCCCAAAACCGAGAGGAGGGTGATGTGGGCAGGGACATATTTAAG gaacGCTCAGAGAAAATGGCCAAGCGTCTTCAGCTGATGACTCAGCGCTATGAGGCgctggagaagaggagagtCATGGAGGTGGAGGGCTTCAAGACTGACCTGAAGCACCTCAGGCAGAAATTCAAGGATGTTGAAAAACAGCTCCTCAAG GTGACTCTGAATGTCGGACCCAACCAGGACCTAGCTGTTCTGCACGAAGTACGCCAGACCAACGCCAGGACAAAAAAGGTTCAGGGTGAGCTGATGGCGCTGAAGGCTAAAATCTACGGGCTGGAAAATGAGCTGCGGTTTAGCTGA